A part of Leptospira mtsangambouensis genomic DNA contains:
- a CDS encoding ferritin-like domain-containing protein: MKSLKKTSFIEAVAAAIEHEVQCFNFYLKLSESLPEGQIRELFSQLALDGDEHIKFIKEIYKSAEGKELPNLKQLSQIEKFHSSTIQKVMDRLDRNKNEEVKADERKAIELAIREGEDARNFYATIRNKFQDPKINLLFQKLANFNESNNSLLEAQAMAMEQSTPADQVFYWEDEELMEQVNRSAKAASKPKPSKPAQKSQTAKTKPSAKKTSKPAAKPANKKSAKKAAKKAVKKVVKKAVKKSKPAKKKGKKK; encoded by the coding sequence ATGAAATCACTAAAAAAAACATCCTTTATTGAAGCAGTTGCTGCTGCGATTGAACATGAGGTTCAATGTTTCAATTTTTATCTAAAACTCTCTGAAAGTTTACCGGAAGGTCAAATTAGGGAATTGTTCAGCCAACTTGCGTTAGATGGCGATGAGCACATTAAATTTATTAAAGAAATTTATAAAAGTGCAGAGGGGAAAGAACTTCCCAATCTAAAACAACTTTCTCAGATCGAAAAATTTCATTCCTCTACCATCCAAAAGGTAATGGATAGGCTTGATCGAAACAAAAACGAAGAAGTAAAAGCTGACGAAAGAAAAGCGATCGAACTTGCAATTAGAGAAGGGGAAGATGCGCGTAATTTTTACGCTACCATTCGGAACAAATTCCAAGATCCAAAAATCAATTTGTTATTTCAAAAATTAGCAAATTTTAATGAATCCAACAATTCATTGTTAGAAGCCCAAGCAATGGCTATGGAACAGTCGACACCGGCTGACCAAGTTTTCTATTGGGAAGATGAGGAACTGATGGAGCAGGTGAATCGTTCTGCAAAGGCCGCATCCAAACCAAAACCGTCTAAACCTGCACAAAAATCACAAACCGCAAAAACAAAACCATCTGCTAAAAAAACTTCTAAACCAGCTGCAAAACCAGCAAACAAGAAGTCGGCGAAAAAAGCCGCTAAAAAGGCAGTGAAAAAAGTTGTAAAGAAAGCGGTTAAAAAATCAAAACCTGCAAAAAAGAAAGGTAAGAAAAAATAG
- a CDS encoding methylmalonyl-CoA mutase family protein yields MNEFLFSDFPEVSTEDWKNQILKDLKGNPWDKVTWETEEGFKIEPFYRKEDISDLPRVYKRTNGWNVTETITSESELTDLSKKGADAVVLISQGENEKFPGLKIGSSQDLERLVGLTGNLPLVVSLEEKTPTFSDSLKKLTSSHNTVLSDFDPYGSAIKNGELGTEENSIGKTFASLAGTKGFSGVGIHSYYLRDAGASIGQELAYSLSWGVDYLNRHLDAGVKIEDAAANVWFWMGIGSDYFTEIAKFRAFRILWTEVLNAYQAGLGESLPALIVARTSNFQFTAYDPYVNMLRGTTTAMSAVMGGADFVTVLPFDSEYSAQQELGKRIARNSQLLLRYESFLDKVEDPAAGSYYLEVLTKKLSESAWAKFQDLEKDGGFGEALKKGFIQKEINARAEKKRNALANKKEILLGTNQYPLASERHPELKSSLEVTKENINTKGQTSYLRLVPVRLSYEFDKWRNLTDTHVASGKKLPKVFLLTIGDLTMRKARAGFSSNFLGCLGYEIIDNLGFSSVKEGVTKAKEQGCEIVVLCSSDEEYATYLPEFAAEMKSQLTNSWKLLAGYPKDLINQAESLGIDDFIHMKRNIVEFMEKAQTKWIGK; encoded by the coding sequence TTGAACGAATTTCTATTTTCAGACTTCCCTGAAGTTTCTACTGAGGATTGGAAAAACCAAATCCTAAAAGATTTAAAAGGTAACCCTTGGGACAAAGTCACTTGGGAAACAGAAGAAGGTTTCAAAATTGAACCCTTCTATCGCAAAGAAGATATCTCAGACCTCCCTCGAGTGTACAAACGAACCAATGGTTGGAATGTCACAGAAACCATAACCTCCGAATCCGAATTAACTGATCTTTCCAAAAAAGGAGCCGATGCCGTAGTTCTTATCTCCCAAGGGGAGAATGAAAAATTTCCTGGTTTAAAGATTGGATCTTCTCAGGACCTAGAACGATTGGTTGGCCTTACAGGGAATCTTCCCTTGGTTGTATCTCTAGAAGAAAAAACACCAACCTTTTCCGACTCATTAAAGAAACTTACTTCTTCGCATAACACTGTACTCAGTGACTTTGACCCATATGGATCCGCAATAAAAAACGGAGAACTAGGAACAGAAGAAAACTCAATAGGCAAAACATTCGCTTCGCTTGCGGGAACCAAAGGGTTTTCCGGTGTGGGAATTCATAGTTATTATTTAAGAGATGCAGGTGCATCCATTGGCCAAGAACTAGCTTATTCTCTTTCTTGGGGTGTGGATTATTTAAACCGTCATCTCGATGCAGGTGTGAAAATTGAAGATGCGGCAGCCAACGTTTGGTTTTGGATGGGAATTGGTTCTGACTATTTCACGGAAATCGCAAAATTCCGTGCATTCCGCATCCTTTGGACAGAAGTCTTAAATGCTTATCAAGCTGGACTTGGAGAATCTCTTCCCGCACTGATTGTCGCAAGAACTTCCAATTTTCAATTCACGGCATATGATCCTTATGTCAATATGTTACGTGGAACCACTACCGCCATGTCGGCTGTAATGGGTGGAGCCGACTTTGTTACTGTATTACCATTTGATTCTGAATACTCCGCACAACAAGAGTTAGGCAAACGTATTGCGAGGAATTCACAACTTCTACTTCGTTATGAATCCTTCCTTGACAAGGTAGAAGACCCTGCAGCAGGTTCTTATTACTTGGAAGTGCTTACAAAAAAACTATCAGAATCGGCTTGGGCAAAATTCCAGGATTTGGAGAAAGATGGTGGATTTGGAGAAGCACTCAAAAAAGGATTCATCCAAAAAGAAATCAATGCCCGTGCAGAGAAAAAAAGAAACGCTCTTGCCAACAAAAAAGAAATTTTACTCGGAACCAACCAATACCCTCTCGCCTCAGAAAGACATCCAGAATTGAAAAGTTCTTTGGAAGTTACGAAAGAAAATATCAATACCAAAGGACAAACCAGTTACTTGCGTCTTGTGCCAGTTCGTCTTTCTTACGAATTTGACAAGTGGAGAAATCTCACAGACACCCATGTGGCTTCTGGTAAAAAACTTCCCAAAGTATTTTTACTTACGATTGGGGATCTGACCATGCGAAAAGCTCGTGCTGGTTTTAGCTCCAATTTCCTCGGTTGCCTTGGATATGAAATCATTGACAACTTAGGATTTTCTTCTGTGAAAGAAGGGGTCACAAAGGCAAAAGAACAGGGATGCGAAATCGTTGTCCTTTGTTCGTCTGACGAAGAATATGCGACCTACCTTCCTGAATTTGCC
- a CDS encoding lysoplasmalogenase, whose protein sequence is MAKEIVLFVLYSIVHLLAIATITKQDVFYLPSKIIPILILIVALFRYFPSLEKRGKLVAVGLVFSLFGDSFLALPKEGFFVFGLGSFLIAQLIYSYAFTLDSKIKPILAIPFLLFGSSFFLVLVPKLGALLIPVGVYISAICLMGWRAAARNSVSKPFYLGLLGALVFILSDSIIAYSMFLKPEMDRFTASMGIMVTYYIAQVLIYSATKAEELDVQSVKNT, encoded by the coding sequence ATGGCTAAAGAAATTGTTTTGTTTGTTCTCTATTCTATTGTGCATCTACTTGCGATCGCTACGATCACAAAACAGGATGTTTTTTATCTCCCTTCGAAAATCATTCCCATCCTGATTCTCATTGTAGCACTCTTTCGCTACTTCCCTAGTTTGGAAAAACGTGGGAAATTGGTGGCTGTAGGACTTGTGTTTTCTCTTTTTGGAGATAGTTTCCTTGCTCTTCCCAAAGAAGGTTTTTTTGTATTTGGGCTTGGTTCCTTTCTCATAGCACAGTTGATTTATTCTTATGCCTTTACATTGGATTCGAAAATCAAACCTATCCTTGCCATTCCCTTTTTACTATTTGGTTCCTCCTTCTTTCTTGTTCTTGTGCCAAAACTAGGTGCTCTTCTCATTCCAGTAGGGGTTTATATTTCAGCGATTTGTCTTATGGGATGGCGAGCAGCTGCTAGGAATTCAGTTTCCAAACCATTTTATTTAGGCCTTTTGGGTGCCTTGGTTTTTATCCTTTCTGACTCCATCATTGCCTATTCGATGTTTCTAAAACCAGAAATGGACAGATTCACTGCATCAATGGGAATTATGGTAACGTATTATATCGCCCAGGTCCTCATCTACTCAGCCACAAAGGCGGAAGAGTTGGATGTACAATCAGTGAAAAATACTTGA